A portion of the Epinephelus moara isolate mb chromosome 4, YSFRI_EMoa_1.0, whole genome shotgun sequence genome contains these proteins:
- the cysltr1 gene encoding cysteinyl leukotriene receptor 1, which yields MEPNLTDSVESNSTICQSIDDFRNQVYSTSYSLITVLGLVGNGFALLVLIRTHRQSSPFHVYMLNLAVSDLLCVMTLPLRVYYYVNKGEWKLGDFLCRISSYALYVNLYCSIYFMAAMSVTRFLAIVFPVQNMRLMTENRARLVCVGVWVLICLSSSPFLMGGQDFDDKTNKTKCFEPPDEKKDMQKLVVLNYLSLVMGFSLPFLVILICYAGIVRALLSRTNAARRQRDTGTKAIRMIVIVLLTFLISFMPYHVQRTIHLNFLSRQDTTCSERIAMQKSVVVTLCLAAANSCFDPLLYFFSGEGFRSRLTSLRQSVRASTVHHVARIKPVTNSEPGENHQLKAS from the coding sequence GAGCCAAATCTAACAGACAGTGTAGAGAGCAACTCTACCATCTGTCAATCCATTGATGACTTCCGTAATCAGGTTTACTCCACATCCTACTCCCTCATCACTGTGTTGGGCCTGGTAGGGAACGGCTTTGCCCTGTTGGTGCTGATCAGAACGCACCGCCAGAGCTCACCTTTTCATGTCTACATGCTGaacctggctgtgtctgaccTGCTGTGTGTCATGACCCTGCCACTGAGAGTTTACTACTATGTCAACAAGGGTGAATGGAAGCTGGGGGATTTCCTGTGTCGCATCAGTTCCTACGCCCTCTATGTAAACCTCTACTGCAGTATCTACTTCATGGCTGCCATGTCCGTCACACGGTTCTTGGCCATTGTGTTCCCTGTGCAGAACATGCGGCTGATGACAGAGAATCGTGCCCgtctggtgtgtgtgggtgtctggGTGTTAATCTGTCTCTCATCCTCACCCTTCCTGATGGGTGGCCAGGATTTTGatgacaaaacaaataaaaccaagTGCTTTGAGCCCCCAGACGAAAAAAAAGATATGCAGAAACTAGTTGTGCTGAACTATTTGTCTCTAGTGATGGGCTTTTCCCTGCCTTTCCTGGTTATCCTGATCTGCTACGCTGGCATAGTCCGCGCCCTGCTGTCCCGCACCAATGCTGCCCGACGCCAGCGGGACACAGGCACCAAAGCCATCCGAATGATTGTCATCGTCCTGCTGACCTTCCTAATCAGCTTCATGCCATACCACGTGCAGCGAACCATCCACCTGAACTTCCTGTCTCGGCAAGACACCACCTGCTCAGAGCGGATTGCTATGCAGAAGTCTGTTGTGGTAACACTGTGCCTGGCTGCTGCCAATTCATGCTTTGATCcactgctttattttttctctggAGAGGGTTTCCGCAGTCGCTTGACCTCCTTGCGCCAGTCAGTGAGGGCCAGCACTGTGCACCATGTAGCCAGGATAAAGCCTGTTACAAACTCAGAGCCTGGGGAAAACCACCAGCTGAAGGCCAGTTAG